Within Butyrivibrio fibrisolvens, the genomic segment GAAATCTGCCCATTATAAATGCTGCGATAATAAAAAAAACCGATATTATTATATTTACCAATAATTGTTTTTTTATCTGACTCATATTTTAACCTCAGTTTTTCTGCACTACATAGCGTATCAAGTAATATAACCTTATAATTTGCCATATTAATATACAAATAACTGCGAAGGCAAAAAGAATAACAATATATATGCCGAGATCATTTATATCTATATTTATTTCAAGTATCTTCAAAAATAAAAAAGAGCGACCATTAAATTACAAAAAAACAAACAGTCTTTTAATTCTCCACCAGTTTTATTGATCATTACATATAAAGCCAATGATTCAGTCAAAAATTCAACTAAAAAAATAAACTATATGCTACTAATAGAAAATTTCCCCCGTAGTTGTACTTGCCATGCATACACACTGTAAAAACAAATTCAAGTAAACAAACACCTGCGTAGACTATAAAAAACTTGCTGGACTTTATACGCTTTTCATCTGCCCTGAATACATATAGCACATTATACGCAAAAAGAAGGATAACAATTATCCTTACTATATCTATTATGTAGCCGTACAACACGCTTCCCTTATCCGTGATACTGAGATATGTGTACAAAACAAAACTAATTGGAATGTATATGGCATAGATTAGTGAAATACACTTAGATACCACATTAGAGATTATTAGACCTATTCGATTATTCTTTTGTTGCATTGTTATAAATCCTGTCCCCACAATAAAACTTAAATAAATAAAACCATTATATTCTATCGTAACTTTCTGCTTTTTACAACTTTACGTTATGCCATAACAAAAGTTCCTGATATAGTGATAATTAATTCACCATACCAGGAGCCTGACGTCTTATCTAAGCTTCTTTTTGTATCAGCAGCCTTTTCTGCCACTCTTATGATCGTCTATAGAGCAGGCATCCGGAGACCCATACTCAACAAGTCCTGCATCTGCAGGATCGATCGACACCCTGCCATCTTCAAATACAAAGGCAGGAATTCCCACATCTCCAATCTCTTTGCAATGATCAAACACAGGATTGGTATCACGTAGCCTTGTAAAAGCGCTCATATTACGGATATTCTCACCAATATTTATATACTGGAATTCATCTTCTCTACCCTTGATCTGTTCGTGTACAAAATCACAATACGGGCAAGTTGGCATTCCATAGATTTTAATCATATAGGCCTCCTTATCACAATCATAGCTGCAGTTCCATTTTCATACATCTTTAACCTCATGTTGCGAGAGAAAAAGAATCATTTTAGCAGATTTGAAAACTCCAGTGCCTTACCAATATCTCCGTCGACCTTGAGCTTACCAACAGTAAAAGCAGCTACAGGATCAAGCTCTCCCGATATAAGCTTATCAAAATCATCAGACTTCATGGATATGGCACAATTCCTATCATGATAATCATAAGGCTCTACATTCACCTTATGATCCTTAACCTCAACATAGAACATACCCGGATCACAATCTGTCAAAGTAACCTGCACCGCCATAAAGTCAACATGAGATACATCCGCATCTGCAGCCAGCTTACGCACCTTAGATATAACAGTTTCAAGATTCATTTTATGTTACCCCCTTGTATAGTTACTATACCCAAACATGTATATCTATTATATACTTCAGCGCCCTTTCCTGCCACACTTGTATTATACTATAATGAAAAGCCATGGAATATACCGACCATTCATAACAATCTCCATTCTACCGCCCTTGGCTAGCGGTACTAACATGGTTAATACCATTATGAAACATTGTTCGGAACAATATCAAAGTATTTTTGATTTTGTTCCGAACAATATCACGTTTTAGCAATAATATGCCATTATAAGCCTCATAACCTGCTTGGCTGTTGCTGTCAGATTATCCTTGGCATTTTGAGGATTCATGGCTTCTTCAAGAGTTGTTATACCTCTTACTATCGGGAAGAAAGCATCTATTCCGTTTTTATTGCACTCTTCAGCGTCCATTTTTACCGCACCTGCGAATGCTATTACTTTCTTGTTGTATTTCTTGGCAAGTCTGGCTACTCCTATAGGAGCCTTGCCCATTGCTGTCTGATGGTCAAGCATTCCTTCGCCGGTGACTACAAGGTCGGCATCTTGTATATAGTCTTCAAGTCTGGTTTCTTCTATGACTATGTCTATACCTGGCTTTAATGTCGCATTTGTAAATGTCTTGAAGGCATATCCCATTCCACCTGCTGCCCCTGTACCGGGATATTGCGGGTCTGCATTTTCTTTAATATCACGACATATTGATGCATAGCGGCTTAGCCATCTATCCATGTCTTCGATCATGGAAGGTGTTGCACCCTTCTGAGGGCCATAGATCACGCTGCAGCCATTAGGACCGCATAGAGGATTGGTCACGTCGCAGGCGATCATAAACTGACATTCCTTAAGATGAGGGATGACGCCATCTTCATCAATGGTCTTAAGGTCTTTTAGGCCGATCGCGCCTCGAGGGATCTGATCTCCTTTTTCATCAAGGAGTCCATATCCCAGCGCCTGGAGCATCCCTGCTCCACCATCATTGGTAGCGCTGCCTCCTATTCCTATTATGAATCTGCGACAGCCCTTATCTATCGCATCTATGATCACTTCACCCACGCCATATGTAGTTGCATGAAGCGGATCAAGATCATCCTTTGGTATTAATGTGATGCCGGCGGCTCCGCTCATCTCTAAAACTGCAGTCATCGTCTCTTCTATCACCGCATAAGTACAACTTACAGGTGTTCCCAAAGGACCTGTGACTGTTATCGTATAAAGCCGTCCATTCATGCCCTCTGCAAGAGCTTCTACCGTACCTTCTCCGCCATCAGCAAGAGGACATACTACTACTTCTGCACTATTATTTACACTTCTAAAGCCGCTTGAAACCGCATAACCGGCTTCAAGGGATGATATACTCCCTTTAAATGAATCGATTGCTGCTACTATTTTCATAGGCCATATCCCGGTTTTCTTTTTTATTTTTTAAATCTTAGCCATCTCTCCAGCCATATTGATGGAGTAATAGTCACGGATTTCCTTGACGTCCTCAGTCATTCCCAAGATCCACATAAGCTTTGTAAGCGCGGCTTCGCTTGTCATATCACGAGCTTCGAGAGCACCTATTGCCATAGCTCTTTTGCCGGTCTCGTATACATCCATCTTGGTGCCTTCGTATCTGCACTGGGTACCTACTACCACGGTCATGCCTTCCTGTATGACCTTATCAAGTGCTCCTATAAAATCATGCTTTATAAATGGCATACCTCCGATTCCGTAAGCTTCGATATATAAGCCTTTATAGCCCTGACCCGCGATAGATTCGATAAGACTTCTATGGATACCTGGGAACATCTTGAGCATGCAGACCTTATCAGAATACGTGTTGGATAGCTTGAATATTCCTGTTCGCTCAGGAACAGCTGCTGTCTCGATCTTCATACCAAGAGAACTGATGGTTGCTATATTAGGATAATTGATACTCTCAAAGGCATCGAAACTAAGCGACCTTACTTTAGAAGCTCTGCATCCTAATATGACTTTTCTGTTGAATGCCACAAATACTCCGGGGATCCTACTGGCTGCCATATGGATAGCACATCTGCAATTCTCCATGGCATCAGCCACAGGGTTAGTTATGGACAGCTGCGAACCTGTGATAACTACAGGGATATTGATATTCCGTAGCATGAATGAAAGCATGGATGAGGTATATGCAAGTGTATCAGTTCCATGTATTACTACGATTCCGTCATAATCATTCCTGCATTCACTGATCCTCTTTGCAAGTTCACACCAGTCTTCCGGGAAAATATTAGCACTGTCCACAGAGCAGAAATCTTCAATCTCTATGTCAGTGTCTCCTGACACCATCTGAAGCTCTTTTTGCATATCATGTATGGACAGCCCAGGGATAAGCCCGTTCTTCTTCATAACAGAAGACAGGGTACCGCCTGTATTTATTATTAATATTTTTCTACTCATAGATCATCCTTCTTGATTCTTCTTATCTATTTACTTGACTTTATCATATTCTATAGATTTTTAAAAATACATTTCTTTCAAACCACTAAATACTTAATAGGTTGAGTTTCTTATAAAAAATCTGTCTGAAGCTTTTATCGAACGATGTAAGAAATCAGCTATACAATAAATATACAACAAAAATTATATTCTTCTCTTCTTCTCTGCTACTTTTGTGGTACTATAGTTCTTGGCCCAAAATCATTACCGGAGATTTACATGAGATCAGAAGAGTTCATATGCCCTAGCTGCGGCAGATCAGATGTTATTAAGACCAATAGAAAGATAGTGCGTTGCAAATACTGTGATACTCTATTAACTGTAGAGTATAATCCTGAAGATACAAAGATTTCGAAACCAAAGGCAACTGCTCAAGGATTCAAAGTTCAGAAAAAACAAAAGCTCGTCTCCTGGATACTTATCGGTATCATATGTGCCTTATTAATATATTACTATTGTTTTAATTCCAAAACCCAGGCTATGAACTTCTCTGATAGCGAGAATGCAACCGGAACAGAAGCTAGTACCAATATATACGAAATAGGTTATGTTTCAAAACTATCCGAAATCCCTGAAGACACCTTTAACAGCTTTGAAGATACGGCTTTAGAAGCAGTATCTTCAATATATCTATCTACTATGGACACTATCGCAATGGTTGACGAGCCGGAGTGCATAGGAGTATACCTTTTGTGTAATAAAAATGATGATACTAATATGCTCTATTTTGCATATCATGTCACATGGGGGAGAACTCTTAAAAACGGCGATGTTGAAACAGTAGAAGCTTATCCAGCATTTTATTTTTCCAACATAATGCTGATGTCTGATGGCAGCGTCCAATCCGACTTCAAGACATGGAATGAAAACCCTTCTATCGTTCTTGGCAACAGTTTCGTATTTGGATATAATTCTAAAATCGATTTCTATAATAAATGCATCTCGTCAAGACCGGACTATAAAGTCAAAAAGAAATGATGATATAAAGAAATCCCCATCATGCATAGCATCAAACCTGACAACTTCTATTAACGCAGTCCTTATTGCCACACATACTGCACATGCCTTTTTTGTGAACCTTATCTTTGCTTAGGCCTGCCTTGAACAGAACGCTCTTTTTGGGTGTCAGAACATATGCATTATTGTATCTTATCTTCTTCTGACCTAGCTTTCGCATGATATCAGGCATAGTCTGCAGCGGAAGTCTCTCATCTCCCACAAAGGTGTAATCTCCAACATACATGCCTGTCAGTTCATGGATTCTGTCATCTATGCCCTCATAAGCTTTATCAAGAAGCTGTATTCCAAGACAATCAATGATATATGCCTTTTGGATATCTCCTTTTTTAAGGAAGCTGTCCTGAAGGCTGTCAATTCCTCTTCCAAGGCTGGCTATGACATATATGCTGCCTTTTTCGATCACATAATGGAAGATGGCATGCACCCGTGGATAAAGCTGTTTGTAGAGACGCACTATATCTTTTTTATCATTATCATTAAAATGGTATCGTCTGATGAGATCTGACAGGCAGTTCTCATCAAGCGATACTTCTACAGGTTCGAAATACATTTTCAGTTTTCTCCGAAATCATATCTTTTTATTTCGCAGTTTTTTATTCCACATGATGAGAACTCTTCATTACTCATCTCGCGGAAGTATGATTCGACCATTCTGGTTATCCCGTTATGAGCTACCAGTATCACTTCCCTGTCTCCTTCTTTGATATCATCAAGGAGATTATAGATCCTTTGGGCAAGATGAAGCATTGATTCGCCTGTTCCAAACCTGCTTGCCATGTCTTTTTTGGCTTCATGAAACTCCTTGCCGTCTCTTGGAGTTGATTCATACTTGCCAAAGTTCTGCTCTTTGAGTCTTGGCTCAACTTCCATAGGGATTCCTGTTATTTCTGATATATGCCTTGCAGTCTCTTTGGCACGAACTAAAGGTGATGTAAGTATTATATCTGCCTTTATTCCCATTTCAAGAATCTTCCTACCGGTCTCGATTGCCTGCTCATGCCCTTTTTGAGTCAGTTCAATATCCGTAGCTCCGCATATCTTATTCTCAACATTCCAGACAGTTTCGCCGTGTCTTATAAAATAAAAATGATCCATCGATCCTCCCTGTAAAGCTTTGCTTTGTATTTAATGAGCATACCACAGCCCGCCTTATACTTACAACCAGGATGTTCAGAAGGATGTTTTATTAATTTATAAGACTATAACGCAGAATCTGCCGCCGGCCTAGGGGCCACGCGGCAGATTCTGTTTGCCTTGTGTGTTTACTTTTTTATCGGAGGGAAGTATAAGCTTCTATGATCTTTTGCTATCTTATATTACCTTTCATTGACTCTTTTAACCTTTTCAGATACGTTTCTGGATCCTGCTATAGCTCCTGCGAGGATCAACAGCCACCACCAGAACAGATCTTTCTTCTGAGTATTCTGAGTTGTAGGGAATGCTGTCTTAGCACTTGCTTCGTCGTCTATGATCTTAGGTGTTCTTGGTACTACTGCATCTGAAATTTGCGCCTGTGCTGTCTGTGTCTCTTCTATAGCGGCTTCGATAGAGTTAAGATCTTCGATCTGAGGCATCTCTATACCTGCTGCAAGTATAGCTTCGCCATCTTCTATTGTAGTAGCTCCTCCAATTAGCTGTGCGTCTCCTATAACCGATGTTTCTGTAACAGGAGTCATAGCTATCATCTCAAGTGCTGCCTGGTCTATTGTTACTTCCTGTGCTGCGGTTTCTGCATCTGCTACTGCCATGTTATCTGCTGTAAGAGTTTCATCAGAAGGTGCTATAGCTGTCATAGCTACTGCAACAGCCTCATCTGAAGGTGCTGCTGGTGTTGCAGGTATTACATCTTCTGCGATCACATCTGCTGCCATCGGTACTGCTACTTCTTCTATAACCACTTCAGTTCCTGCTGTTTCTGCACTTGGAGCTTCTGTGCCGGGGATTGTACCAGCAACTATAACTTCATCATCTGTAAGGCTAAGTGCTATCTCATCAAGCTTTTCATTAAGAGTATCAAGTGTAGCTGTAGCCTCTTCTACTTTTGCACTTGCTCCTGCAAGCATTGCATCAAGGTATGCTATAGCTTCACGAACTGTCATGTTGTTAAGGACATCTGCCTGATCCTGTGTTACTTCGATTCCAAGATATGTTGCCACATCGTTTACGCCAAGAGCATCTACTGCTTTGAGAACAGGATTGCCATGCTTATTTTTAAGTGTTCCTATAGCTCCTTTGAGCTCGTCTACTTCATCCTGGGCCGACTCTATAGCTTCTTTAGTGTCAGTTACTACTGAGCTAAGTGCCTGATACTGATCTGCTGTAGCATCTGCATTTGCAAGGAATGTTTCTAGGTCAGGAGCATTGGATGTATCGATTATATATTCACCGCCGCGAACTTTGCTGTTAGCTGCCTGTACTACTTCTGTAACTACAGTTCCTGCCAGCTCTTCATTTTTCTGCGTAAATACATATCCATCAGAAGTCTGTACTATTTCGCCACTTTCTATAGCTGCATTCAGCTCTTCTCTTACCCAGTATGTCTTTTTATTATCAGCATCCTCATATACGAATACATCTAATTGGCCTGAATTAGCCATGCTCGTTAATTCATTTCTGGTAAAAGATGCTCCGTCATAATACTCGAAGAGATGATTATTAGCTTCGATCTCATCTTGAGACTTCTCATATACTACGATCTGCTCGCTGGTTCCAAGATTGCTATATCTGTTTTTGGAAAGCTTCTTGTCAGCACGGTCGTAATTGAAGAATCTTGTAACTTCATTGCCCTGAGAATCTGTGTAGGTAAAAGAGTAATAATTGTAATCCTGTGTATCGAAAGAATTCGGTCTTTTAACAACTACTGTATCAGGGTCTATCATCTCTCCTTCCATCTGAGGAATGATATAATTAACTACCAGAAGCTTTAGATAAGCTCTCTGAGGACCCCAATCACATATAAGTGTTGCATCATTGATTGCATCTGCTGCTGCCTTCTCATAATCAAGCTTGTCCTGCGCTTCTTCAAGAGCACTTTCGATATTCTCAACAGTTTCTTTGGCCTGTACAAGAGCATCTTCTGCTTCTTCTACGTTTCCTTCTGCTGCATTTACAGCTTCTTCATACTTAGCTTCTGCTTCAAGGAGCGCTTGCTTAGCGTCATCATACTGCTGTGTCATCTCATCGATGTACGCCTGCTGCTGATCTACTGTTTCCTGAGTCTGAGCTACAAGAGTCTCAAGTTCTGTATATGTATCTCGTGCCACATCTTTGTCATCTGTATTCTCTATTGTTTCAACAAGTTCATCTGCCTTGGCATTTGTATCTTCTACAAGACCTGCCATGTTATCAGCTGTAGTTACAACTTCATTGACAGCTTCTACTGTCTCTACTGCTGCTTCATTTGCAGTTGTATCATATACTGCTGCTTCACTGGCCTGTGTGCTGACTTCTTCAACTGTCTCTAAAGCTTCCTGGATATTCTCTA encodes:
- a CDS encoding SCP2 sterol-binding domain-containing protein; the protein is MNLETVISKVRKLAADADVSHVDFMAVQVTLTDCDPGMFYVEVKDHKVNVEPYDYHDRNCAISMKSDDFDKLISGELDPVAAFTVGKLKVDGDIGKALEFSNLLK
- a CDS encoding histidine phosphatase family protein produces the protein MDHFYFIRHGETVWNVENKICGATDIELTQKGHEQAIETGRKILEMGIKADIILTSPLVRAKETARHISEITGIPMEVEPRLKEQNFGKYESTPRDGKEFHEAKKDMASRFGTGESMLHLAQRIYNLLDDIKEGDREVILVAHNGITRMVESYFREMSNEEFSSCGIKNCEIKRYDFGEN
- a CDS encoding asparaginase, whose translation is MSRKILIINTGGTLSSVMKKNGLIPGLSIHDMQKELQMVSGDTDIEIEDFCSVDSANIFPEDWCELAKRISECRNDYDGIVVIHGTDTLAYTSSMLSFMLRNINIPVVITGSQLSITNPVADAMENCRCAIHMAASRIPGVFVAFNRKVILGCRASKVRSLSFDAFESINYPNIATISSLGMKIETAAVPERTGIFKLSNTYSDKVCMLKMFPGIHRSLIESIAGQGYKGLYIEAYGIGGMPFIKHDFIGALDKVIQEGMTVVVGTQCRYEGTKMDVYETGKRAMAIGALEARDMTSEAALTKLMWILGMTEDVKEIRDYYSINMAGEMAKI
- a CDS encoding glycerate kinase, whose product is MKIVAAIDSFKGSISSLEAGYAVSSGFRSVNNSAEVVVCPLADGGEGTVEALAEGMNGRLYTITVTGPLGTPVSCTYAVIEETMTAVLEMSGAAGITLIPKDDLDPLHATTYGVGEVIIDAIDKGCRRFIIGIGGSATNDGGAGMLQALGYGLLDEKGDQIPRGAIGLKDLKTIDEDGVIPHLKECQFMIACDVTNPLCGPNGCSVIYGPQKGATPSMIEDMDRWLSRYASICRDIKENADPQYPGTGAAGGMGYAFKTFTNATLKPGIDIVIEETRLEDYIQDADLVVTGEGMLDHQTAMGKAPIGVARLAKKYNKKVIAFAGAVKMDAEECNKNGIDAFFPIVRGITTLEEAMNPQNAKDNLTATAKQVMRLIMAYYC
- a CDS encoding glutaredoxin produces the protein MIKIYGMPTCPYCDFVHEQIKGREDEFQYINIGENIRNMSAFTRLRDTNPVFDHCKEIGDVGIPAFVFEDGRVSIDPADAGLVEYGSPDACSIDDHKSGRKGC